The DNA segment GTTGGGGATACCTCTATCACTACAACGGATATTCCTAAACCCCCGTCGATTGATCGGAGATGAGTCGGCGTTGATCGCCGAGCTTGGTGTCCGATCTGACTCGGCCCTAACCCTACACTTGCCTCTCTTCGGAGGCATGCAAGCCCCGGTTGTCCCGAAGCCTAGGCTCGAATTCTTGAACACCAAACCGCCGCCGAATTATGTTGCCGGTCTCGGTCGTGGTGCCACAGGGTTCACCACTCGGTCCGATATTGGACCGGCTCGAGCGGCCCCAGACCTTCCGGACCGATCTGCCACAACAATTGGTGGGGCCGCTGCGCCTGGAGGTATCGGCCGCGGCAGGGGAAAGGGAGGTGccgaggaggaggaggaagatgaAGGGGATGAAAAGGGGTATGATGAAAATCAGAAGTTTGATGAATTTGAAGGGAATGATGTCGGGTTGTTTGCATCGGCTGAATATGATGAGGATGATAAGGAGGCTGATGCTGTTTGGGAGGCCATCGATAAGAGGATGGATTCGAGGAGGAAGGATAGGAGGGAGGCAAGGTTGAAACAGGAGATTGAGAAGTATAGAGCATCTAACCCGAAAATTACTGAGCAGTTTGCGGATTTGAAGAGGAAGTTGTGTACACTATCTGCACAAGAATGGGATAGTATTCCAGAAATTGGGGATTATTCCCTGAGGAATAAGAAGAGGAGGTTTGAAAGTTTTGTGCCTGTGCCTGATACGCTTCTTGAGAAGGCCCGGCAAGAGCAGGAGCATGTTACAGCATTGGATCCTAGGAGTAGGGCAGCAGGTGGGACTGAAACACCATGGGCACAAACCCCAGTAACAGATTTGACAGCAGTGGGAGAGGGGAGAGGAACAGTTTTGTCACTGAAGTTGGATAGGCTTTCAGATTCCGTGTCAGGGTTGACGGTTGTGGACCCAAAAGGATATTTGACTGATCTTAAGAGTATGAAGATTACAAGTGATGCAGAGATTTCAGATATTAAGAAGGCTAGATTATTGCTTAAGTCAGTCACACAGACAAATCCAAAACACCCACCTGGGTGGATTGCTGCAGCAAGACTGGAAGAGGTTGCTGGTAAGATACAGGCTGCGAGACAGTTAATACACAAAGGATGTGAGGAGTGTCCCAAGAATGAGGATGTGTGGTTGGAGGCATGTAGGCTTGCAAGTCCTGATGAAGCCAAGGCTGTTATAGCTAAGGGAGTGAAGGCTATATCCAATTCGGTCAAGTTGTGGATGCAAGCTGCAAAGCTTGAGCACGATGATGTGAATAAAAGCAGGGTCTTGAGGAAAGGGCTTGAACATATACCCGACTCTGTGAGGCTGTGGAAAGCAGTTGTGGAGCTTGCTAATGAGGAGGATGCAAGGCTTTTGCTTCAGAGGGCTGTGGAATGTTGTCCTTTGCATGTAGAATTGTGGCTTGCTCTTGCAAGGCTGGAAACTTATGATAATGCAAAGAAGGTTCTTAATAAGGCAAGGGAGAAGCTCTCGAAGGAGCCAGCTATTTGGATAACAGCTGCAAAGTTGGAAGAAGCCAATGGAAATACTGCTATGGTTGGGAAGATAATCGAAAGGGGTATTAGGGCTTTGCAAAGAGAAGGGTTGGCAATTGATAGAGAGGCTTGGATGAAAGAGGCTGAGGCTGCTGAACGGGCAGGGTCTGTTGCAAGTTGCCAGGCTATAGTCCATAACACAATTGGCATTGGGGTGGAAGA comes from the Vitis vinifera cultivar Pinot Noir 40024 chromosome 12, ASM3070453v1 genome and includes:
- the LOC100251732 gene encoding protein STABILIZED1, which encodes MVFVKSFDNKTLILNLNPKATTFETLKHQIERELGIPLSLQRIFLNPRRLIGDESALIAELGVRSDSALTLHLPLFGGMQAPVVPKPRLEFLNTKPPPNYVAGLGRGATGFTTRSDIGPARAAPDLPDRSATTIGGAAAPGGIGRGRGKGGAEEEEEDEGDEKGYDENQKFDEFEGNDVGLFASAEYDEDDKEADAVWEAIDKRMDSRRKDRREARLKQEIEKYRASNPKITEQFADLKRKLCTLSAQEWDSIPEIGDYSLRNKKRRFESFVPVPDTLLEKARQEQEHVTALDPRSRAAGGTETPWAQTPVTDLTAVGEGRGTVLSLKLDRLSDSVSGLTVVDPKGYLTDLKSMKITSDAEISDIKKARLLLKSVTQTNPKHPPGWIAAARLEEVAGKIQAARQLIHKGCEECPKNEDVWLEACRLASPDEAKAVIAKGVKAISNSVKLWMQAAKLEHDDVNKSRVLRKGLEHIPDSVRLWKAVVELANEEDARLLLQRAVECCPLHVELWLALARLETYDNAKKVLNKAREKLSKEPAIWITAAKLEEANGNTAMVGKIIERGIRALQREGLAIDREAWMKEAEAAERAGSVASCQAIVHNTIGIGVEEEDRKRTWVADAEECKKRGSIETARAIYAHALTVFLTKKSIWLKAAQLEKSHGTRESLDALLRKAVTYRPQAEVLWLMGAKEKWLAGDVPAARAILQEAYAAIPNSEEIWLAAFKLEFENHEPERARMLLAKARERGGTERVWMKSAIVERELGNTGEERRLLGEGLKLFPSFFKLWLMLGQLEERFGNFEKAKEAYDSGLKHCPSCIPLWLSLSHLEEKMNGLSKARAVLTMARKKNPQNPELWLAAVRAESRHGNKKEADILMAKALQECPTSGILWAASIEMVPRPQRKTKSLDALKKCDHDPHVIAAVAKLFWHDRKVDKARTWLNRAVTLAPDIGDFWALYYKFEVQHGSEENQKDVLRRCVAAEPKHGEKWQVISKAVENSHLPTEAILKKAVVALGKEESVAESSKD